GCATTCCGCCCGAATTCATGGACCCGGCAGCCTTGATATCCTTTTAGTTGTTTATTTTCAAAAACTTATGCGACAAATGGCCCACACGCGTCCGTCACATTGTGTGTAACAATTGTGAATTCTTAACGTTTCTGTAACACAAAAGCCACATAACTGGCACAAATCGCAGGTATAAATGTGTCGAGTTTGCTTCAGAACAACAAAGAAGCAGACCATTTCTCACAAAACGATAATTACCAAATTAGACATGAAAAAAGTATCGATCCTGCGCAGCCTGATTGCTGCCACCGCACTGATAACCGCACAAGCGAATGCGGCCGAGACCATCGTGGTCAAAGGTTCCGACACGCTTGGCGCCAAGATGGTCCCACAACTTGCCGAAGCTTTTAAGGCCAAGATGGCTGACCGTGGCGTTGAAGTTGCTTTTGAAATCGCCGCCGAGGGTTCTTCCACCGGCGTCGCCTCCGTCATCGACGGTACGGCCGAGATCGGCATGTCATCCCGCGACCCGAAAGACAAGGAGGTGGCTAAGGCCAAGACCAAGGGCGTTGACATGAAAACGATCACGGTCGCCAAGGATGGCATCGCCATTATTGTCAACGAAGCCAACCCGCTCGACTCGATCAGCCTGGATGAAATTGAACTGATCTTCTCCGGCGACGTAACTGACTGGTCCGGCATCACGGCTCAGACTGGCGAGATCTCCGCCTATACGCGCAATACTTCCTCCGGCACATACGCCGTTTTCCAGAAGCTGGGCATGAAGTCCCGCGACTATGGCGCTGACACCCAGAAGATGGCCGGTAACGAACAAATTGCGGCCGAAGTGGCCAAGAATCCGAATGGCATCGGCTACGTCGGTCTCGCCTACATCAACACCCCGGGCGTCAAAGTGCTGCCGGTCGACGGGCATCAGCCTGATGCCAAGGCCTATCCTCTGGCCCGTCCGCTTTACTATCTGATCAACAAGGCGGAAACAATCAGCCCGATCGCCAACGATTTCATCGGCTTCAGCATGAGCCCGGAAGGCCAGGCCATCGTCAACAAGGTCCACTTCCTCTCGATTTACTAGAAGCGATCTTGAATTTCTCTAATTCCGGGGGCCGTTGCATACTTGCAACGGCCCTTTTCAGAAGCAAAGCGCAGCCCTA
This DNA window, taken from Coraliomargarita sinensis, encodes the following:
- a CDS encoding phosphate ABC transporter substrate-binding protein — translated: MKKVSILRSLIAATALITAQANAAETIVVKGSDTLGAKMVPQLAEAFKAKMADRGVEVAFEIAAEGSSTGVASVIDGTAEIGMSSRDPKDKEVAKAKTKGVDMKTITVAKDGIAIIVNEANPLDSISLDEIELIFSGDVTDWSGITAQTGEISAYTRNTSSGTYAVFQKLGMKSRDYGADTQKMAGNEQIAAEVAKNPNGIGYVGLAYINTPGVKVLPVDGHQPDAKAYPLARPLYYLINKAETISPIANDFIGFSMSPEGQAIVNKVHFLSIY